The following proteins are encoded in a genomic region of Dialister hominis:
- a CDS encoding formate--tetrahydrofolate ligase, with product MLSDIEIAQKAEMKPIVEIGEKVGIAPENLENYGPYKAKVSLKFTNEVLSKPQGKLILVTAISPTPAGEGKTTTTVGLGQALSKLGKKTMICLREPSLGPCMGIKGGAAGGGYSQVVPMEDINLHFTGDLHAITAAHNLLAAMVDNHIQQGNELNIDPRRVVWNRVMDMNDRVLRHIVVGLGGHANGVPREGGFDITVASEVMAILCLADSIHDMKERFARIIVGYTYDNKPVTAGDIHAQGAMTALMKDALKPNLVQTLEHVPAFIHGGPFANIAHGCNSVLATRTALHLADYVVTEAGFGADLGAEKFLDIKCRFAGLKPDAAVLVATIRALKMNGGKAKNELTESDPEAVKRGLPNLLRHMHNLKKYGLPIVVALNMFPSDTEEEKKVAFEACKEAGVPVAESTVFADGGEGGLDLGEKVLAAIDQGSNYKPLYDLDLSLKEKIETIAKEIYGADGVAFDGAAAKELAHIEEMGYGKMPVCIAKTPVSFSDDPSKLGAPSGFTLHVREVKVSAGAGFVVALTGKIMTMPGLPRRPAAERIDVDDEGNITGLF from the coding sequence ATGCTGAGTGACATTGAAATCGCACAGAAAGCGGAGATGAAACCGATTGTTGAAATTGGTGAGAAAGTCGGTATTGCTCCTGAAAATCTGGAAAATTACGGACCGTACAAAGCCAAAGTATCCTTGAAATTCACGAATGAGGTGCTGTCAAAACCACAGGGAAAGCTGATTCTTGTGACAGCTATTTCACCAACACCTGCCGGAGAAGGCAAGACAACGACGACCGTCGGCCTCGGACAGGCTCTGTCCAAACTGGGCAAAAAGACGATGATCTGCCTGCGTGAACCATCCCTTGGACCATGCATGGGCATAAAAGGCGGTGCTGCCGGCGGCGGCTATTCCCAGGTCGTACCGATGGAAGACATCAACCTTCATTTCACCGGAGACCTCCATGCAATCACAGCTGCGCATAACCTTCTGGCAGCTATGGTCGACAATCACATCCAGCAGGGAAATGAACTCAACATTGATCCCAGACGCGTTGTATGGAATCGCGTCATGGATATGAATGACCGTGTTCTCCGTCATATCGTTGTAGGTCTCGGCGGCCATGCAAACGGAGTGCCAAGAGAAGGCGGCTTCGATATTACCGTCGCTTCCGAAGTTATGGCTATCCTCTGCCTGGCAGATTCGATCCATGACATGAAAGAAAGATTTGCAAGAATCATTGTCGGCTATACCTATGACAATAAACCGGTTACTGCAGGCGACATTCATGCACAGGGCGCTATGACCGCACTGATGAAGGATGCACTGAAGCCAAACCTGGTACAGACACTCGAACATGTCCCGGCCTTCATTCACGGCGGCCCGTTTGCCAATATCGCTCACGGATGCAACTCTGTCCTGGCAACAAGAACAGCTCTGCATCTTGCTGATTACGTCGTTACGGAAGCAGGATTCGGTGCTGACCTTGGCGCAGAAAAATTCCTGGACATCAAGTGCCGTTTCGCAGGTCTCAAACCAGATGCTGCAGTCCTCGTCGCTACCATCCGCGCACTAAAGATGAACGGCGGAAAGGCAAAGAACGAACTGACAGAATCCGATCCGGAAGCTGTAAAGAGAGGCCTTCCGAATCTGCTTCGCCATATGCACAACCTGAAGAAGTATGGCCTGCCGATCGTAGTTGCTTTGAACATGTTCCCATCCGATACAGAAGAAGAAAAGAAAGTCGCTTTCGAAGCATGCAAGGAAGCCGGCGTACCTGTTGCTGAATCCACTGTCTTTGCTGACGGCGGTGAAGGCGGACTTGATCTGGGTGAAAAAGTACTGGCAGCCATTGATCAGGGATCCAATTACAAGCCGCTTTATGATCTGGACCTTTCCCTTAAGGAAAAGATTGAAACCATTGCAAAAGAAATTTATGGCGCTGACGGCGTGGCATTTGACGGTGCCGCTGCAAAAGAACTGGCGCACATTGAAGAAATGGGATACGGAAAGATGCCTGTCTGCATTGCAAAGACACCGGTATCCTTCAGTGATGATCCGTCCAAGCTGGGAGCACCTTCAGGATTTACACTCCATGTCAGAGAAGTCAAAGTATCTGCCGGCGCAGGCTTTGTCGTCGCTCTGACTGGCAAGATCATGACGATGCCGGGACTTCCGCGCCGTCCGGCTGCTGAACGTATCGATGTGGATGACGAAGGAAATATTACGGGGCTCTTCTGA
- a CDS encoding penicillin-binding protein, protein MSKSGPEKIMKSRSRKMAGILCIVGFLLAGRLGWIQIARGSQYEEMAMNQTEGVQTLYSPRGTIYDTNGKELAFSIMVKSLYADPGTMNVSAAEAAKDLAPILKKNESDLAKAMSRKTRFVWLERLMDPEDSDKVQALIKEKGWKGFGFFDESRRFYPNGPMAANVLGFVGLDDKGLDGLEMSLDDLIRGGKSKQMLLTDARGNPILESALAPYKAENERSVYLTIDQNIQFYAERALDRAMTSTKASGGIIIVMDPKTGAILALGNRPSYDPNHFDKATEAEFKNRAVVDIYEPGSTFKPVVAAAALAAKTYDTQRVWHDPGAVWASGHAIRNWDDESYGDVRLVDILKFSINTGFAHIGLLTGGDILTEYAKKFGFGKPTGIDLPGEGSGVLFNPKEMRAIDVATMSIGQGIAVTPLQMVQAYSALANGGQMVKPHIIKEIKNPDGSDYKVNQTEISGNPVSKEVADEVKDMMEKEVASGGGTNAQVDGYHMAGKTGTAQKIDAVNGGYLKNQYIASFCGFGPTEDPRAICLVVLDTPKGVYYGGQVAAPVFKEAMTHIMHYLSVPTLEDEATHAKPKAKDIETYKPAIPSEDVKEFRLPSFTGWTIRDTGEWLTRAGLGFQPEGSGYAYKQDPGIGATVKRGSSVHVYFRQ, encoded by the coding sequence ATGAGTAAATCAGGTCCTGAAAAAATCATGAAATCCAGAAGCAGGAAGATGGCGGGCATCCTATGCATCGTCGGATTTTTGCTTGCCGGAAGACTTGGTTGGATCCAGATTGCCCGCGGAAGCCAGTATGAGGAAATGGCGATGAACCAGACCGAAGGCGTGCAGACACTCTATTCACCAAGAGGAACGATCTACGATACGAACGGCAAGGAACTTGCTTTTTCCATCATGGTCAAATCCTTGTATGCAGACCCCGGGACAATGAACGTCAGCGCAGCAGAAGCAGCGAAAGACCTCGCTCCGATTCTGAAGAAAAATGAATCAGACCTGGCGAAGGCCATGTCGAGGAAAACACGCTTCGTATGGCTGGAGCGTTTGATGGATCCGGAAGATTCCGATAAAGTGCAGGCTCTGATCAAGGAAAAAGGGTGGAAAGGCTTCGGCTTCTTCGATGAAAGCCGCAGATTCTATCCCAATGGCCCTATGGCAGCGAATGTGCTGGGCTTTGTAGGTCTCGATGACAAGGGGCTCGACGGGCTTGAAATGTCGCTGGATGACCTGATCCGCGGAGGCAAGAGCAAGCAGATGCTTCTGACCGATGCCCGGGGAAATCCGATTCTGGAGTCGGCTCTTGCTCCGTACAAGGCTGAAAATGAACGATCCGTGTATCTGACAATCGATCAGAATATCCAGTTCTATGCAGAAAGAGCGCTCGACCGCGCTATGACAAGCACCAAAGCATCCGGCGGCATCATTATCGTCATGGATCCTAAGACAGGGGCTATCCTTGCGCTTGGAAACAGGCCTTCCTATGACCCGAACCACTTTGACAAGGCGACAGAAGCAGAATTCAAGAACCGTGCCGTTGTCGATATTTACGAACCAGGATCGACATTCAAGCCTGTCGTTGCAGCGGCTGCTCTGGCAGCCAAAACATATGACACGCAGCGTGTCTGGCACGATCCCGGGGCAGTCTGGGCATCCGGCCATGCCATCAGGAACTGGGATGATGAATCCTATGGCGATGTCCGTCTCGTTGATATCCTGAAATTCTCCATCAATACCGGCTTTGCCCATATAGGGCTTCTGACCGGCGGAGATATACTGACGGAATATGCAAAGAAATTCGGCTTTGGGAAACCGACCGGAATCGATCTTCCTGGCGAGGGATCGGGCGTTCTCTTCAATCCGAAGGAAATGCGTGCTATCGATGTGGCGACCATGTCCATCGGGCAGGGCATTGCGGTAACACCGCTCCAGATGGTGCAGGCATACAGCGCCCTGGCAAACGGCGGACAAATGGTCAAGCCGCATATCATCAAGGAAATCAAGAATCCGGATGGAAGCGATTACAAGGTCAATCAGACGGAAATCAGCGGAAATCCTGTATCCAAGGAAGTGGCTGATGAAGTCAAGGACATGATGGAAAAGGAAGTCGCATCCGGCGGCGGCACAAATGCGCAGGTTGATGGCTACCATATGGCAGGGAAAACCGGTACGGCACAGAAAATCGATGCAGTCAACGGCGGGTATCTTAAAAACCAGTACATCGCATCCTTCTGCGGCTTCGGCCCTACGGAAGATCCAAGGGCTATATGCCTTGTCGTACTGGATACACCAAAAGGCGTATACTATGGCGGCCAGGTAGCAGCTCCTGTTTTCAAGGAAGCCATGACGCATATCATGCATTACCTTTCAGTACCGACACTGGAAGATGAAGCAACGCATGCAAAGCCGAAAGCAAAGGATATTGAAACGTACAAGCCGGCAATTCCATCAGAGGATGTGAAAGAATTCAGGCTTCCAAGCTTTACAGGATGGACGATCCGCGACACGGGAGAATGGCTGACCCGCGCAGGACTCGGTTTCCAGCCTGAAGGAAGCGGCTATGCCTACAAGCAGGATCCCGGAATAGGGGCAACTGTAAAGAGAGGCTCAAGCGTCCACGTATATTTCCGGCAGTAA
- a CDS encoding CCA tRNA nucleotidyltransferase — MGFLGAVSSYFHKKGFENLSSDERIGLIDKGAMRILRAFHEDGFEAFIVGGCVRDLMMKLEPHDWDITTSALPDETIRVAESRGWKAIGGEGRRFGTVIIVIDGMSYEVTTFRSETYGQDAHRPSEVHFASDLKEDLMRRDFTVNAMAVDADGVIYDYFDGVSDLDRKRLRTVGESSKRFSEDALRLFRACRFLGQLDFMADRSLIDGMPSAFERVKGLSLERVESEIDRLIVTPHAARGFDLLVRTGLNECFCHATEYGKETEIAILPELSHLVGLPQQKEFHKFDGWYHTLAVLDASKPLLINRWAALLHDVGKGMPGVRGIHKGRLTDYGHDKKGAEMTRALLKHWKRPKAFVNRVTWLVENHMRFHTIANDPKSHPDKWIRQIAREKAFPTSADVSEAMLQMTDLSIADIIGCGNPDADTRGHQEIGEYMSRLALEIPVSTKELHYDKRVPLLLGEKTPEGMKNLLIRVQSGSLENEPAAIYDAAVRYMRRRSHE; from the coding sequence ATGGGATTCTTGGGGGCGGTTTCTTCTTACTTTCATAAAAAAGGATTTGAAAATCTGTCTTCTGACGAAAGGATCGGACTCATAGACAAGGGTGCAATGCGTATTTTGCGTGCATTTCATGAAGATGGATTTGAAGCATTTATCGTGGGCGGCTGCGTCAGGGATCTGATGATGAAGCTTGAGCCTCATGACTGGGATATTACAACGTCTGCTCTTCCGGATGAAACGATCCGCGTGGCAGAAAGCCGCGGATGGAAAGCCATTGGAGGAGAGGGACGCCGCTTTGGAACAGTTATCATCGTCATTGATGGCATGAGCTATGAAGTGACGACTTTCCGGAGCGAAACGTACGGGCAGGATGCACATCGTCCAAGTGAAGTGCATTTTGCATCCGATCTGAAGGAAGACCTGATGCGCCGCGACTTCACTGTCAATGCCATGGCTGTCGATGCAGACGGCGTGATTTATGATTACTTTGATGGCGTTTCTGATCTGGACCGGAAAAGGCTCCGTACGGTCGGTGAGTCATCCAAGCGCTTTTCAGAGGATGCGCTCCGCCTTTTCCGTGCCTGCCGTTTTCTGGGACAGCTGGATTTCATGGCGGATCGTTCACTGATTGACGGCATGCCTTCCGCCTTTGAACGGGTGAAGGGACTTTCGCTTGAGAGAGTGGAAAGTGAAATAGACCGGCTGATTGTGACGCCGCATGCAGCGCGCGGCTTTGACCTTCTTGTGCGTACAGGGCTTAATGAATGTTTCTGCCATGCAACGGAATACGGCAAAGAAACGGAAATTGCCATTCTTCCGGAACTCTCTCACCTGGTGGGACTTCCGCAGCAGAAAGAATTTCATAAGTTCGACGGCTGGTATCACACACTGGCCGTTCTTGATGCATCAAAACCATTACTCATCAACCGCTGGGCGGCTCTTCTTCATGACGTAGGCAAAGGAATGCCTGGTGTCAGGGGCATTCACAAGGGACGGCTTACTGATTACGGCCATGATAAGAAAGGGGCTGAAATGACCAGAGCGCTCCTGAAGCACTGGAAACGTCCGAAAGCCTTTGTCAACCGTGTAACCTGGCTGGTAGAAAATCATATGAGATTCCATACCATTGCCAACGATCCGAAATCACATCCCGACAAGTGGATAAGGCAGATTGCCAGAGAAAAAGCATTCCCGACGTCGGCCGATGTATCGGAAGCCATGCTGCAGATGACAGATCTTTCCATCGCAGACATTATAGGATGCGGAAATCCGGACGCCGATACAAGGGGACATCAGGAAATCGGAGAATACATGTCCCGGCTTGCGCTGGAAATCCCTGTTTCAACAAAGGAACTTCATTATGACAAGCGTGTTCCCCTCCTTTTAGGAGAGAAGACGCCTGAAGGAATGAAGAACCTTCTTATCCGCGTGCAGAGCGGAAGCCTTGAAAATGAACCTGCGGCCATCTACGATGCAGCAGTCCGTTATATGAGGAGAAGATCGCATGAGTAA
- a CDS encoding NAD(P)-dependent malic enzyme: MDTEKLRQEAIELRKEKHQMIKTELNAELNDGHDLAIVYTPGVSAPCLAIKDDEDLSLTMTWRGNVVAVISDGTRVLGLGDIGAAASMPVMEGKSALYKKFGNIDAIPIVLDTKDKDEFIHTVKLLEKNFAGINLEDISSPKCYDIEDELKKIMNIPVFHDDQHGTAIAALAALLGALKVVNKKIEDIKVVINGAGAAGTAIAKLLLEDGVKAENMTILNSKGILFDNGKRDRVQMELIKKTNPENKQGTFADAVKGADVLIGCSAPGVFNNDALKTMADKSIVFAMANPVPEIMYEEAEEKGVYIYGSGRSDMPNQVNNSSVFPGLFRGALDVRARQINEEMKLAAAHALADLATQCTLDPKHVVVDVFDKRVPHVVAKAVAEAAIKTGVARATELPAQYKD; the protein is encoded by the coding sequence ATGGATACCGAGAAACTTAGACAGGAAGCCATTGAGCTTAGAAAAGAAAAGCATCAGATGATCAAGACTGAACTGAATGCTGAACTGAACGACGGCCACGATCTGGCTATCGTATATACACCGGGCGTTTCCGCTCCGTGCCTTGCTATTAAGGACGACGAAGATCTGTCCCTGACCATGACCTGGAGAGGCAATGTCGTAGCAGTTATTTCCGACGGCACCCGCGTACTGGGCCTTGGCGATATCGGAGCTGCTGCTTCCATGCCGGTTATGGAAGGCAAATCTGCTCTGTACAAGAAATTTGGCAACATTGATGCGATTCCGATCGTTCTTGACACCAAAGACAAAGATGAATTCATTCATACAGTAAAGCTTCTGGAAAAGAACTTCGCAGGCATCAACCTCGAAGATATCTCTTCCCCGAAATGCTATGACATTGAAGACGAACTGAAGAAAATCATGAATATTCCGGTATTCCATGATGACCAGCACGGCACAGCTATTGCAGCTCTCGCAGCACTGCTCGGTGCTCTGAAAGTCGTTAACAAGAAGATCGAAGACATCAAAGTCGTTATCAACGGCGCAGGCGCTGCAGGCACAGCTATTGCAAAACTGCTTCTGGAAGACGGCGTAAAGGCTGAAAACATGACCATCCTGAATTCCAAAGGCATTCTCTTTGACAATGGAAAACGCGACAGAGTCCAGATGGAACTGATCAAGAAAACAAACCCGGAAAACAAGCAGGGAACATTTGCTGATGCTGTCAAAGGCGCAGACGTACTCATCGGCTGCTCCGCTCCTGGCGTATTCAACAATGACGCTCTGAAGACCATGGCAGACAAGAGCATTGTCTTCGCTATGGCAAACCCGGTTCCGGAAATCATGTATGAAGAAGCTGAAGAAAAAGGCGTTTACATCTATGGCTCCGGCAGAAGCGATATGCCGAACCAGGTAAACAACTCTTCCGTATTCCCGGGCCTGTTCCGCGGCGCTCTCGACGTACGCGCACGCCAGATCAATGAAGAAATGAAACTGGCTGCTGCTCATGCTCTGGCTGATCTGGCTACACAGTGCACACTGGATCCGAAGCATGTTGTCGTTGACGTATTCGACAAGAGAGTTCCTCATGTCGTCGCAAAGGCTGTAGCAGAAGCTGCTATCAAGACAGGCGTAGCAAGAGCAACTGAACTTCCAGCTCAGTACAAAGACTAA
- the speD gene encoding adenosylmethionine decarboxylase produces MKRGKLKLFGFNNLTKTLSFNMYDICYASTEQERKKYIAYIDEQYSAERLTQILNKVADTIGAIVLNTAQQDYDPQGASVTMLIAEEEVEKQDVVMHLDKSHITVHTYPEMHPQDGICTFRADIDVSTCGKISPLKALNYLLKSFDADIVITDYRVRGFTRDVNGKKIYIDHRINSIQNYMSPDLRHRYDMIDVNVYQENIFHTKMLIHDFKLDNYLFDTTEKELDKKEVKRIRRLLKQEMYEIFNGRNMPAIKD; encoded by the coding sequence ATGAAAAGAGGTAAGCTTAAACTGTTCGGCTTCAACAATTTGACGAAGACGCTCAGCTTCAATATGTACGACATTTGTTATGCCAGTACAGAACAGGAAAGAAAAAAGTACATTGCTTATATTGATGAGCAGTACAGTGCAGAAAGACTGACCCAGATTTTGAATAAGGTTGCTGATACGATCGGTGCCATCGTGCTGAATACGGCCCAGCAGGATTATGATCCGCAGGGCGCCAGCGTGACGATGCTGATTGCAGAGGAAGAAGTGGAAAAGCAGGATGTGGTCATGCATCTGGACAAGAGCCATATCACTGTTCACACATATCCCGAAATGCATCCTCAGGATGGGATCTGCACATTCCGCGCAGACATCGATGTATCGACCTGCGGGAAAATCTCTCCTTTGAAGGCGCTCAACTATTTGCTGAAGTCATTTGATGCAGACATCGTAATCACTGACTATCGTGTCAGGGGATTCACCAGGGATGTCAATGGCAAGAAGATCTATATCGACCACAGAATTAATTCCATCCAGAATTATATGTCGCCGGATCTCCGCCACCGCTATGATATGATTGACGTCAACGTCTATCAGGAAAATATTTTCCACACAAAGATGCTGATTCATGATTTCAAGCTGGACAACTATTTGTTTGACACGACGGAAAAGGAACTCGACAAGAAGGAAGTAAAGAGAATCCGCCGCCTGCTCAAGCAGGAAATGTATGAAATCTTTAACGGCAGGAATATGCCGGCTATAAAAGATTAA
- a CDS encoding XTP/dITP diphosphatase, producing MKLVLATHNKGKIREFQKVFSEIGWEAVPVADVSDAPDPEETGKTFKENALQKAHYYAKVTNLPVLSDDSGIIADVLGDRPGVYSARYAGKHGDDEANNRKLVEDLKPYTGDDRKGHYVCVIALVWPDGKEITAEGTCEGIIRDFYKGNGGFGYDPLFYLPQYGKTMAEISMEEKNKISHRGKAIQALLNELKKL from the coding sequence ATGAAGCTGGTTCTTGCAACTCATAATAAAGGAAAAATCAGGGAATTTCAGAAAGTATTCTCTGAAATAGGCTGGGAAGCTGTTCCTGTTGCTGATGTCTCTGATGCACCAGATCCGGAGGAGACTGGAAAAACTTTCAAAGAAAATGCACTGCAGAAAGCGCATTATTACGCCAAAGTCACAAATCTTCCCGTGCTGTCAGATGACTCCGGCATCATTGCAGATGTTTTAGGCGACCGCCCGGGTGTTTATTCCGCCCGTTATGCAGGAAAGCATGGCGATGATGAGGCCAACAACAGAAAACTTGTGGAAGACCTGAAACCGTATACCGGAGATGACCGCAAGGGCCATTATGTATGCGTCATTGCACTTGTATGGCCGGATGGAAAGGAAATCACAGCAGAAGGTACCTGCGAGGGCATCATCCGTGATTTCTACAAAGGAAACGGCGGCTTTGGATATGATCCGCTGTTCTACCTGCCGCAGTATGGCAAGACGATGGCAGAAATCTCCATGGAGGAGAAAAACAAGATCAGCCATCGCGGAAAAGCCATCCAGGCGCTGCTCAATGAGCTAAAAAAATTATAG
- a CDS encoding restriction endonuclease subunit S domain-containing protein produces MTPQDIIDATNTFGRYGVPEENIFQEVMRARYLDYFLFSNPSNAQYGISIEDLYENMKKTADRLGLYEGDADTYARVYTLALRVDPMAFAPGAGTARQEVRALLKEAGKKAEEAGQTILFSGAENYLPVLDDLFKDLTTKRIALAMNSPEWKEKLHMVFPRGRMMMEEELDADTEAYNYIFNWETSSIAHAASITRRLSEKGTMDVLIPYALLLENSEEAEDARKALAAEGKLVSYYDTDLGGKEYAFLRFAGEKSPAVSFGESGFEAGAFHGYDTLKLSSEDFAAADDWNIDIYAYNGSPALQSILAGNILDLDHSIGKVFEGLMPGRLSAGYYDGLSAEGISDSGIRKDLISSAPAEEGDEGIAVRSGDLVITVRDGSVKTAVIPEGTSCVLAPGILAFRPSGRYTSWYLKLYLDGPVGQLFLNTMKAGYSYHLITERILRLPLPKADDMVIREADALCCKTAESLAKAEEAWRNAKRDSVALMMGHGQA; encoded by the coding sequence ATGACTCCACAGGATATTATTGATGCAACGAATACATTTGGACGCTATGGCGTACCGGAAGAAAATATCTTCCAGGAAGTCATGCGTGCAAGGTATCTGGACTATTTCCTTTTCAGCAATCCGTCGAATGCCCAGTATGGCATTTCCATTGAAGATCTGTATGAAAATATGAAGAAGACGGCTGACCGCCTGGGCCTTTATGAAGGGGATGCCGATACGTATGCCAGAGTGTATACACTCGCGCTACGCGTGGATCCGATGGCCTTTGCACCGGGAGCAGGCACAGCGCGTCAGGAAGTCAGAGCTCTTCTCAAGGAAGCAGGAAAGAAGGCAGAAGAAGCAGGACAGACAATCCTTTTCTCCGGCGCAGAAAACTACCTTCCTGTTTTGGATGATCTTTTCAAGGATCTGACGACGAAGAGAATAGCTCTTGCCATGAATTCGCCGGAATGGAAAGAAAAGCTCCATATGGTCTTCCCTCGAGGGCGGATGATGATGGAGGAAGAACTTGATGCTGACACGGAAGCATATAATTACATATTCAACTGGGAAACAAGCAGCATTGCGCATGCTGCCTCGATCACCAGAAGACTTTCAGAGAAGGGCACGATGGATGTTTTGATTCCATATGCGCTTCTTCTTGAAAACAGTGAGGAAGCAGAAGACGCACGAAAGGCTCTGGCCGCTGAAGGAAAACTCGTTTCTTATTATGATACAGATTTAGGCGGCAAGGAGTACGCATTCCTCCGGTTTGCAGGAGAAAAGTCGCCTGCCGTATCATTTGGCGAATCCGGATTTGAAGCCGGCGCTTTCCATGGGTATGATACGCTTAAGCTTTCTTCTGAAGATTTTGCAGCAGCTGACGACTGGAATATCGATATCTACGCATACAATGGATCTCCTGCGCTTCAGTCGATCCTTGCAGGAAATATTCTGGATCTCGATCATTCCATCGGAAAAGTGTTCGAAGGTCTCATGCCTGGAAGACTTTCCGCCGGATATTATGACGGCCTTTCTGCAGAAGGCATTTCTGATTCAGGAATCAGGAAAGACCTTATTTCCTCAGCGCCGGCAGAAGAAGGCGATGAAGGGATTGCTGTCAGAAGCGGCGATCTTGTCATTACAGTCAGGGATGGAAGTGTGAAGACCGCCGTCATTCCGGAAGGGACATCCTGCGTTCTTGCACCTGGCATCTTGGCATTCCGCCCTTCAGGCAGGTACACTTCCTGGTACTTGAAACTGTACTTGGACGGCCCGGTCGGCCAGCTTTTCCTTAATACGATGAAAGCAGGGTATTCATACCATTTAATAACGGAACGGATTCTCAGGCTGCCGCTTCCCAAGGCGGATGATATGGTTATCCGCGAAGCAGATGCGCTCTGCTGCAAGACAGCTGAATCGCTGGCAAAGGCAGAAGAAGCCTGGAGAAATGCTAAGAGAGATTCCGTCGCCCTGATGATGGGACATGGTCAGGCATAA
- the rpsI gene encoding 30S ribosomal protein S9 translates to MAEATYYGTGRRKTSVARVRLVPGQGNITINGRELKDYFDLATLELIIKQPLELTGTTSAYDVIANVKGGGRTGQAGAIRHGISRALLDVDADYRKLLKSAGLLTRDPRMKERKKYGLKKARKASQFSKR, encoded by the coding sequence ATGGCAGAAGCTACATACTACGGCACTGGCCGCAGAAAAACATCCGTTGCCAGAGTCCGTCTGGTACCGGGACAGGGAAACATTACAATCAACGGTCGTGAACTGAAAGATTATTTCGATCTTGCAACTCTCGAACTGATCATTAAACAGCCACTTGAACTGACAGGCACAACCTCCGCATATGACGTTATTGCTAACGTTAAAGGCGGCGGACGTACAGGCCAGGCAGGTGCTATCCGTCATGGCATCAGCCGCGCACTGCTCGACGTAGACGCTGACTACAGAAAACTGCTGAAGAGCGCAGGTCTTCTGACCCGTGACCCGAGAATGAAAGAACGTAAGAAATACGGTCTCAAGAAAGCAAGAAAAGCAAGCCAGTTCTCCAAGCGTTAA
- the rplM gene encoding 50S ribosomal protein L13, translating into MKSTFMANAGNITRKWYIVDAEGLTLGRLAASVAKVLTGKNKPTYTPHVDTGDNVIVINADKVVLTGKKELKKVYFHYTGYIGGDRYQKAGDALREKPAWVVEHAIRGMLPKNKLGAQMYRKLHVYAGAEHPHAAQKPEELKLNIR; encoded by the coding sequence ATGAAAAGCACATTTATGGCCAATGCGGGAAACATCACCCGTAAATGGTATATTGTTGATGCAGAAGGACTGACACTTGGCCGTCTGGCAGCTAGTGTAGCTAAAGTCCTCACAGGCAAAAATAAACCTACTTACACACCGCATGTTGATACAGGCGACAACGTTATCGTCATCAACGCAGATAAAGTCGTTCTGACAGGCAAGAAAGAACTGAAGAAGGTATACTTCCACTACACCGGTTACATCGGCGGAGATAGATACCAGAAAGCCGGGGACGCTCTTCGTGAAAAACCAGCTTGGGTTGTTGAACATGCTATTCGCGGCATGCTTCCGAAGAACAAACTTGGCGCTCAGATGTATCGTAAGCTTCATGTTTATGCTGGTGCAGAACATCCGCACGCAGCTCAGAAACCTGAAGAACTGAAGCTCAATATCCGTTAA